A segment of the Devriesea agamarum genome:
GCCTTCGATGTTCATGACAGCGTTGAGGGCGTCAGGGTTGTTCATGATCTTGCGCAGGGTGTCGTTGTCAACGTTGACGAGGATCGCGGACTCCCACTTGCGGGCCAGGAGGGTCGCAGAGGTGCCCGACATCGCGATGTCGAGGATGCCGCCGGCATCGACCTGGGTCATGTTCGACCCGTCATACGCCAACACGGGTAGGAACTTCACGAGCTCCCCGACGGCCTGCTCGGGGTTGGGCGTTTCCGGCGAGAGACCGGCACCGTAGTCGGCGATCTGGCGCAGCGCGCGGGTGGGCGCGAAGTCGAACACGAAGCTCACCGGCTTGAGAACGGCTTCGGCGCTCGGGTCGTCCCCATCGGGGTTCTTGATCGACCACGGTGACTGCACGCGGAACGCTGCCTGGAAGTAGGTCTCGGGCGAGTTGAGGTTTCGCAGCATCAGGATCGAGGACCACTGCTTGACGGTGACGCCCGTCGTGAGCTTCCCGCAAGACAGCGTGATCGTCTTCGTATCGTGGCCGTCGCCGATCACCGCGCGCACCGGTGGGAGGGCATCCAGTCCGATACCTGCGCCGGGGCCCGCGACGACGAGGACCTGGTAGTCGTGCCAGAACACGTTCTGCTTCTCCGCGAGTAGGTTCGCCATTGCCTGGCATGCAGCGACATTGGGTAGGAACCAGAACGAGTGCTGTAAATAGGGCAAGAGCCGGACATCGGAGTATGGGAATGGAGGGCGGCTGCCCATCCGCATGACGTCGACTTGCGTGGGCAGGTGAGCGCCACGGATGAGGTCAAGCCACTTCTGAACGTCGGACTTGTGCGTGAACTCCGCGTCGTTACCGAAACCCTTCGCCTCGAAGAACTCGTTGAGGTCGAACTCGTCGAACTCGCCTTGGTTCGCGACAGCAATGAGTTCGTCAGGCATCTGGTAGGTGAACAGGCGCATCTCCGGGAGCGCCCCGTACGGGTTCCATGCATTCGGGTGCGCGACGGCGTACTCGGCCTTGGCGCGCTGCTCGTCTGTGTAGGTCCAGTTGAAGATTTGCTCCTCGATGAACTCACCGGTTGCCAGTGCCTTGAACGGCGTGCCGGACAGGTACAGGTAGGCGCGGGTGGTTATCGGCAGGAAGTCGTCCTCGTCGTTGCCGAGCTCGTCAAGCTCCTCGTCGAAGGCGACGAGGCCGTCGTTGTATTCCGCTTCCATTTCCTTCTGCTTGACCTTCTCGTCCTCGCCCTCGAACAGCTCCTTGGCGGACTCTCGCCAGGCACCGAAGTGGTATTCGTCGAAGATGACCAGGTCCCAGTTGGTGGTGTGGACCCACTCGTTCTTCGCTTTGATGAGTCCGGTCTTCCGGTCGCGCCCGAGTAGGTCCTGGAACGAGCCGAAGTAGACCAGCGGTCTCGTCTTATCGGCGTCGTCTGGGCTACCTCCGGTCGCTGAGGAAAGGTACTGCCAGCCGTCGAAGTCGGCGTGAGACTCCAGGTCGGTCTGCCAGGCGTCCTCCACTGCGGGCTTGAAGGTGACCACGAGGATGCGTTTGGCGCCGAGCCGTTTGGCGAGTTGGTAGGATGCGAAGGTCTTTCCGAAGCGCATCTTGGCGTTCCAAAGGAACCGCGGCACCGCCTGAGAATCCTCAGCCCAGATGGACTCGAAGTAGCCCTCGGCCTTATCCACGGCGCTGGCTTGCTCCGGGCGCATCGGGAACGTCTCGTGGTGGGTACCGCTAAGTTTCACGCCGGTGCGAAGCTCAGTAATCGCCGTGCGCACATCGTCCGGGGTACAACGCATCCACTCCCGCGCTGAGCCGAAGATCGGGTTCTCGAAGCCCTTGTCGATCAACCGTTGGCGCACATCTGAATCGCGAAACACCGACCCGTCGTCACGCTCGGCGAGTTCATCAACATGCAACGTATAGACCTGCTGCATCTGCCCCTGAGACTCGCGGATGCGCGCGTTCACGTCGGCCTTCGTCGTCTGTCCCACCTTGAGGAGTCCCGCGTATCCGGCCGGCGGATCGTTGGGCGACCACGCGTAGATGCGCAGCCGAGCCTCCGGCTTCTTAGGGAGGAGCTCGTCGATCTCCTGCTTCACTCGTCCGCCTCCATCGGTCGAACGATCCGCTCGACGAAAGCGATCTCGTCTTCCGAAAGGCCGTACTTCTCGTAGAGGTCGCTATCATTCCAATCCCGCGTCCAGGCCTGCGTTGGAACAAAGGTGTAGACCTTCCGGGTGGTGTCCTGCGAGGGTTTGTGAAGGAGGATGAGAAAACGCGTCAGTCGGCAGCGGAGGTACGACAGCGCGCTCTCCGCCTCTTCTCGTGTGTCGAAGGTTCCGATGCAGAGATACGTCTCGGAGGAGATGCTCCCGCTCTCACCAAGGAAGGGCGTGCTGATGATCCGATGGGGATAGGTGTCCTTGTTTCCTGTGCCGGGAGCGGCGCGCCCAACATAGATCTTCCAGCCATCGATTAGGTGAGCGCCCGAGGGGATCGATTCTCGAGCCACATACCCAGTCCCACCGTTTTGATAGATGAGAACGTCGCCAGGTGCCTTTGACGTCCTGCCTTTGAACGTGGTCTCTAGACCAAAAGGCTTACGAGAGCTGACCAGCCTTTCGAAGCGTTTTCCTTCGGGCAGTGCCAGCGAGTGCTCTTGCCCGGTCTCGATGGCAATTACCTTACGCAAGATTGACAGAGCCTCGTTGAACCGGATGAAGACGTCCGCACCTGGTTCGAGCAAGAGGCGAGAGGCCGTGGTCTTCGGCCAATCCTTGAAGTGGGTGGTGACCTCGCAGAGTCCGGGATGGTCGCGTTCCCAGAGGAAGTAGCACACACCGCCCTTGAGTCCCACCCCTGGGAACACATCCGAAGCGCTCAGGTAATCGTTGATTGCCCGCACACGGCTGTCGGTCAGCATTGACTCCCTGAACTCATCGAGGCCTTTTCCTCCCGCGAACCAGCGGGAGGGAACGATCATGGATAAAAAGCGCGGGCCGAGCTTCTTAGCCTGCTCTACGAAGAGTTGATAGATCGGGGCGGCACTGGTCCCATGCCCGCCATCGCTGAGCTGATAGGGCGGATTGCCGATGATGACGTCGAACTGCATGTTGTCTCCAAACAGCTCCGCGATGCGAGCTTTGATGTCGTCGGTATGGATGAAGGCGTAGGCGTGAGTCTCAAGTTCGTCGCCCCGTGCGTAGTCGTCCTCGCCCGCCCCGCAGTAGAGGCACTTGCGGTTGGTATAGACCGCAATCTCCTCACCCGTGAGGGGATCGAAGCGGAACTCGCGCTTACCGCCGCCCCAGGTGTGCTCAGTGCGCTCGAACCAAATGTTGCCGTCCTCGGTGGCGAAGGACTTGGCGATGGAGTGCGGGCCGTTGGCGAACTTCGAGCAGTAGACGCTCCGGCGCGCCAGCAGCGCAGTGAGCTGGGTGATCCCGATGCCGAACACCTGACGGGTCAGGATGTGATCGACGCGCTCGGAGAGATCGGGGATCGCCAGGATCAGTCCGTCGGTGAGCCGACGCACGATCTCACGTAGGAACACCCCGGACTTGGTGAACGGGTCGAGGAACGTGACATCGGCGTTGGCCCACATGTCCGCGCCGTCGTTGGCGTCCGCCCACGCGGTCGCGAGCGTGTCGAGCATCTGGTTCGCGAACTCTGGCGGGGTGAAGACCTCATCGTTGGAGAGGTTCGCGATGCAGGTCAAGACATCCGGGTTGTGCCCTCGGAGAGTAAAAGGTGCAAGGGTCACGCGGCGGCCTCGGCGATCTGATGGACCGTCATCGTCGGGTAGGTCTTGGCGGGGACGAAGAGATCGTCGTCGTCGAGTTCGCCGAACAGGGTTCCCTCGTACGAGGCGCGCTGGGTGAGGTCGTCATAGCGGAAGTCGCGGCGCTGGAACTTTCCTTTGCCGAGGTAGCCCCATTCAGGGAAGGTGATCGGCTGGCCGCTTGGCACGGCCATGGTCAAGGCATCGCCCTGGACGATGTTCACGGATAGGACTACGCGCGCCGCTTGTGCCCACTGGTCATCGTTACTGATGCCCAGGAAGGTATTGAAAACCTCGGCGAGATTGTCGCGGCACTCTTCGGCGTTGTCGCCGAGGAGCTCGATCCCGTAAGTACACATCAGTGCGAACAGTGCGTAGTGGCGCTTCTCGAACTCGCTCTTGCCGTGGCGACGCTGAACGGTGACGAGCTTGCGGGCCAAGACGGGGACAAGGAAATTGCCGGAGCCACAAGCCGGTTCGAGCACACGAGAGTCGATCCGCTCGGACTCGTGCTTAACGAGATCGAGCATGTCCTCGACCATCCACGCGGGCGTGAACACCTCACCGTGTTCCGAAACGCGTTGCTTGGACTTCACCAAGCGTTGGGCGTCCTTCAGGTTCACCTTTAGCCTTCCCCGTGCTCGTCGTTGTCATGAGCGTAGGAGCGACCACTGACACCGGGATGGGCTACGGGGAGCTCTTGGTCACTGGCCGCTGCACCCGCGCGCACCCAGTCGTCGATCTCGCTGGCTTGGAACTTCCAGAGGCGAACGACCCTGTGGGCGGGCATGGTCTTCTCGGCGATCCAGGTGTAGACGGTGTCTTTGGTGACCCCGAGGTGGACGGCAATATCGTCTGCGGACAGCCATGGCTCAGCCACGTTGGTCCTCCCTCGCTCAACGGCCCAGTCGGGCCAACACCCACAATGATACCGGCGGAGGGATGAGGACGGGTGAGTCGAGGACGAGCGCGGTGATCAGCCCCTCGTGTCGCGAGTGGTCGGCGAGTTAGAGGTCGATGGCGGCTCCCATCGACCAGCCGAAGAGCACGATCCGCTGGGCCCCTCGTCGGATGGCGTATCCGATGGCTTCGTCAACGTCGGTGGTCTCGGTGTGGCCGAGGGTCGTTCGGCCGGTCCCGACGCGTGGCCCTTCTGCGGTGTTGCGGTAGCTGAGGATCAGGGAGGCGTAGCCGAGCTCGGTTGCGGTAAGGACTCCGCGGAGAGTGCCGGCGCCCATCGGATATCTGAACGTCCGCAAGCGCGACGAACTCGGCCGCGAGGTTCGCACCATCGAGCTCGATCCTGAACGAGCACCGATGATCGAGTGGGCGTTCAAGGCCTACGCCTCGGGCAACTGGAGCATCAGTCAACTCCATGACGAACTCACCTACATAGCGCGGGCTGCGCAGCCTGCACACGCCGAAGAGGCCAGCGAAGCCGCTGGCGGCATCCACCATCCACCGGCTCCTGACCAACCCGTACTACAAGGGCAATGTCATCTACCGAGGCATCCGCTACAAGGGCAACCACCCGGCGCTCGTTCCTGCCGAGGTCTGGTACCAGCTCCAGCCCGAGCTCACCGCGCACCAGTGCGCCGTCGAGGCAACCCAAGTCCACGGCCACTACCTCAAAGGCACCATTCACTGTGGCCAGTGCGGATCCCGGCTCATCGTCTCCAATGCGAAGAACCACCAGGACAACGAGCTGCGCGTCGAGCACAACCGGCCCTTCGAGATGCTCCTCGATCCGCAGGTCAATGCCAACGCTCTGACCTGGGCCGCAGACGCGAACAAGGCCCGAACCTCGACCAACGTTTCCGTTAGCAAGGGTTCGACCCTTGGCTCGGGGTGGGCCGTGAGGGACTCGAACCCCCGACATCCACGGTGTAAACGTGGCGCTCTAACCAACTGAGCTAACGGCCCGTGCTTGCTCGACGCAACTCATGCTGACGTGAGCAGACCACATCGTTGCAGATGATGCGGGCTCGAGCAAATTGAACAAGCCCGCATACACCGCGACATCAACGGCTTCGAGCTCCAAGCCGAGTCGCTGACCAGTCAGGCGCTGCGCTGACAGAGCTCATCGCTTTGAGCCCCGCAAGGTCAGCAGATTCCTCGATGATGGCAGGTTCCACATGGCCGGGGCGGCCAGCTTTGGGCACGAGCAGCCAGATCGGTGCGCCGGGCGCGAGCGGAGCGAGGGCGTCCACCAGCTGATCGACTAGGTCCCCGTCGTCGTCTCGCCACCAGATGATGACGGCGTCGACAATCTCCTGAGTGTCCTCGTCTTCTAAATCGGAGTCGATCGTATCCTCAATCGCATCGCGTAAATCGAGGTCGACGTCTGCGTCATAACCGATCTCCTGGACAATCTGCCCCACGGTGAATCCGAAGAGCTGGGCCGATGCGCTCGTGGCGGCGTCGGGCGACGGTGCCAAGGAAAGACTCCTTCATGTCGGTGAAATGTCGTGGATACCAGGGGCTTAGCGGCCTTCTGGTAGCTGTCGGCTCTGAGTCTAGCTAACTGTGTTTTTCATGTCACTTGGCTTTGCTGCGCAGGTTCAACACCTCCGTCAGCGTAATCTGGAAATCCGCACGGACTCGGAGCGGTCGAGCCGGTCATGAGCCTTTAGGGCATTGATATGTCGCCGCCGACCCGACCCCGTCGCCCCTGTCGGAGCACCGAGAGAAGAGGACAGCGTGACTTCACGAGACAGCAACGGTCCCATCATCAACGGCGTCTACTCCCCTGCCCCGGACCCCGATCCGCAGGAGACCCAGGAGTGGATTGAGTCGTTTGACGGCGTCGTCGATGAGCGAGGGGGCGCTCGAGCGCGGCAGATCATGTTGAATCTACTGCGTCGAGCCCGGGACCGTCACGTCAGTGTCCCGAGCACCAACTCCACCGACTACATCAACACGATTTCGGTTGAGGATGAACCGTATTACCCCGGCGATGACAGCCTGGAACGAGAGATCCGCGCTGCGGTGCGCTGGAACGCAGCGATGCTGGTGCATCGTGCCCAGCGGCCAGGAATTGGCGTCGGTGGCCACCTGTCGAGCTATGCCTCGGTGGCCACCATGTACGAGGTTGGCTTTAACCACTTCTTCCGTGGGAAAGACCATCCCGGCGGTGGTGACCAGATCTTCTTCCAGGGGCATGCTTCCCCCGGGATCTACTCGCGTGCTTTCATGATGGATCGTCTGAGCGAGGATGTTCTCAACGGTTTTCGCCAGGAAAAGTCACATCCTCATGGCATCCCGTCCTACCCACATCCGCGCGCTATGC
Coding sequences within it:
- a CDS encoding DEAD/DEAH box helicase family protein, giving the protein MKQEIDELLPKKPEARLRIYAWSPNDPPAGYAGLLKVGQTTKADVNARIRESQGQMQQVYTLHVDELAERDDGSVFRDSDVRQRLIDKGFENPIFGSAREWMRCTPDDVRTAITELRTGVKLSGTHHETFPMRPEQASAVDKAEGYFESIWAEDSQAVPRFLWNAKMRFGKTFASYQLAKRLGAKRILVVTFKPAVEDAWQTDLESHADFDGWQYLSSATGGSPDDADKTRPLVYFGSFQDLLGRDRKTGLIKAKNEWVHTTNWDLVIFDEYHFGAWRESAKELFEGEDEKVKQKEMEAEYNDGLVAFDEELDELGNDEDDFLPITTRAYLYLSGTPFKALATGEFIEEQIFNWTYTDEQRAKAEYAVAHPNAWNPYGALPEMRLFTYQMPDELIAVANQGEFDEFDLNEFFEAKGFGNDAEFTHKSDVQKWLDLIRGAHLPTQVDVMRMGSRPPFPYSDVRLLPYLQHSFWFLPNVAACQAMANLLAEKQNVFWHDYQVLVVAGPGAGIGLDALPPVRAVIGDGHDTKTITLSCGKLTTGVTVKQWSSILMLRNLNSPETYFQAAFRVQSPWSIKNPDGDDPSAEAVLKPVSFVFDFAPTRALRQIADYGAGLSPETPNPEQAVGELVKFLPVLAYDGSNMTQVDAGGILDIAMSGTSATLLARKWESAILVNVDNDTLRKIMNNPDALNAVMNIEGFRALGNDIFETVVNKSDAVKKAKKEKGEDITPAEKKELTAEEKEYKSKRKQIQEKLVKFATRIPAFMYLTDFRENTLQDVITKLEPGLFRTVTGLAVEDFHLLVNLGVFNATHMNQAVFAFRRYEDSSLSYTGIESHKGLRHYGLYDTVVAVYDDAIA
- a CDS encoding Eco57I restriction-modification methylase domain-containing protein → MTLAPFTLRGHNPDVLTCIANLSNDEVFTPPEFANQMLDTLATAWADANDGADMWANADVTFLDPFTKSGVFLREIVRRLTDGLILAIPDLSERVDHILTRQVFGIGITQLTALLARRSVYCSKFANGPHSIAKSFATEDGNIWFERTEHTWGGGKREFRFDPLTGEEIAVYTNRKCLYCGAGEDDYARGDELETHAYAFIHTDDIKARIAELFGDNMQFDVIIGNPPYQLSDGGHGTSAAPIYQLFVEQAKKLGPRFLSMIVPSRWFAGGKGLDEFRESMLTDSRVRAINDYLSASDVFPGVGLKGGVCYFLWERDHPGLCEVTTHFKDWPKTTASRLLLEPGADVFIRFNEALSILRKVIAIETGQEHSLALPEGKRFERLVSSRKPFGLETTFKGRTSKAPGDVLIYQNGGTGYVARESIPSGAHLIDGWKIYVGRAAPGTGNKDTYPHRIISTPFLGESGSISSETYLCIGTFDTREEAESALSYLRCRLTRFLILLHKPSQDTTRKVYTFVPTQAWTRDWNDSDLYEKYGLSEDEIAFVERIVRPMEADE
- a CDS encoding N-6 DNA methylase, with the protein product MNLKDAQRLVKSKQRVSEHGEVFTPAWMVEDMLDLVKHESERIDSRVLEPACGSGNFLVPVLARKLVTVQRRHGKSEFEKRHYALFALMCTYGIELLGDNAEECRDNLAEVFNTFLGISNDDQWAQAARVVLSVNIVQGDALTMAVPSGQPITFPEWGYLGKGKFQRRDFRYDDLTQRASYEGTLFGELDDDDLFVPAKTYPTMTVHQIAEAAA
- a CDS encoding helix-turn-helix domain-containing protein: MAEPWLSADDIAVHLGVTKDTVYTWIAEKTMPAHRVVRLWKFQASEIDDWVRAGAAASDQELPVAHPGVSGRSYAHDNDEHGEG
- a CDS encoding alpha/beta hydrolase family protein, which gives rise to MGAGTLRGVLTATELGYASLILSYRNTAEGPRVGTGRTTLGHTETTDVDEAIGYAIRRGAQRIVLFGWSMGAAIDL
- a CDS encoding DUF3052 domain-containing protein, which encodes MAPSPDAATSASAQLFGFTVGQIVQEIGYDADVDLDLRDAIEDTIDSDLEDEDTQEIVDAVIIWWRDDDGDLVDQLVDALAPLAPGAPIWLLVPKAGRPGHVEPAIIEESADLAGLKAMSSVSAAPDWSATRLGARSR